The Raphanus sativus cultivar WK10039 chromosome 6, ASM80110v3, whole genome shotgun sequence sequence CGTTGTTGTTGACTTCTGATGATTTGTGTGATCGAATTATGGAAAAGAGGTTTCAGGTAACGAGAGAAGAACTTAGGGATTTGTAAGATTGAAAACAAGGAAAGGGGGTAAGTGAGAGAGAGGGAGTTGAGATATACATATAGAGAGTATGGTTTGTGTACGCTTTAACTTTAGTATCTTAGGATCCAAGTAACTTCttccaatttcttttttttcaccaaaGTGTATTTTTGTCTAGATTGACTACTTGAATCAAGGAAAATTGGGTGGTATAACaccaaaaaaaaccaaaatttattcaCTAACCAAAATAACATCTCTCGCATCTTTTCTCTTCCTATCTTTTTCTCTACCTTCTTTCTACAAaactaatttttcattttttcttcgCTATTTCACAAATAAGCCCTTAAATCAATTTGGATCATACACCCACTGTTAAAAAAGCTAAATTGATCCCCTACATAAACTAATAAGATTGGTTATTctcttattttcatttcttaagGTTACTACTACtatgaaaatttctaaatattgtTCCATATTTAAAAGTTCTTTTAAAAACCATACAATCTCTTCATGGAAACAAGATCTTTTGGGAGTTTCCTTTTGATTCTTCAACTCTCTCACTCTTTGTCTGAAGCAGCTACTCTGTTTTACTTATTGGTCATTTTTAAAGATCTTTGGAGAGTTTCCTTTTGATTTCTTCATCACATAGATTTCTGCTCTGTTTTACTTACTATAAGCGTTACACAAATTGCTGAAGAAGAATAAGAGAAactgttttgttattttatcatCCCAAAAAGATCCATAAGACTACTACAACACAACAACACACAAGTGCAAACTTTCATGGGGCTCTAAACTAAAAACTCTACATTTGAATCAGTCATCACCATAGGCCTTGAAACAAAACCGTTCACGGTAAGGAGCGTTGAAGAAAATATCAGCCTCCAACCATTTCGGGTACCTAACAAGGTCTCCAGCCAAAAACTGCATAAACCTCTTGCTGCCTTCGGGAACAACACGAACCTCTCCTTCTTCAATGTAAACCAACTGATCAACCTGCCAGTCCCACGGGAGTTTGCATTTCCCAGTCTTCCAAATCGACCATCTCGAAACCCCTAGCTCCTCAAACCGTCTCTGTGACACTTTCCGTTCCACCTTAACATTGTATAGCTCCTCCAACGGTGTTTGCATTGAGTGAGAGAATCTGTAAACGGTGTGGTCATTATAAAACTTGCCATAGCTGCTTGAATCTTGTGACACCAAGTTAGGATCTGCGGACAATGTAGAGAAGAAACATTAGAATCTAACCCTAAGACATATGGGAACGTTGTGATGTTAACTAGTGGTAAATGTAAAAAGTATGTGAAAGTTGAATTGTTGTAAAGCATGAGGCTTTATCATCTAATCAACGACACAAGGGCAAAATAAAGTCAGGATCCAATAAATTTGTATATGCCCCAGGATTTGTTAATTCGATCGGAGAATTGAAATCTCTTAGCagtaattaagaaaaaaaatcagaaaattcaaACTCAAGAAGGGAAGAAACAAGTTGTTGATTTCTAAGCGTAAGACAGGAATATAAATCAATCCTGAGTGAGACTTTGTCGCTTCCAAAACCCTTAAACCTTGAACCAGACAGAGGCTTATCCATTCCTCCGGCTTATGAAATAGTTTTGTTACTTCAGTATCAAACAAAGTACTCATGTCATGCAACTGtgtgaaataaaataagaaacaaaaataaatcttattttattgACTATCGAATCAGTTTCTTACAAATGGTTTCAATCTCTTCCTCACTTTCGTACTACTCAATCTACTCTAGATACCAATGATTTACTACAATCTATTGAATTCACCATATACATTCTTTTGGTTCAAGCTACGATCTTCACATCACCAACTTCATTGCCTTTATAGGTTCTCTTCTGAAGCCCTGACCGCATGTTCGAGTATTCTTGGTAGCAAACGACTCTTTACGTTCTTGTTCTCTGATCCTCTGCCTCCAAAGCTGGAGAAGGGCTAATGCAGCATTGCAAATCGCATGGTCTTTGTGCTTGGCAAGTCCCTGAAGCCTCTCCATCATCCTCCTTGGCTCATTAGGTTTTGGAGAGACGTTCATCTTCATGAGCAACGAGATAGCCTCGACGCAGCGAGACGCGTCTGCTTTGCCAGGGAGAATACCCTTAGCGTTGGCCAAGTCAGCCGCTTTCTTGGCTGCTTCGAACAACTCAACCATCTCCTCTGTATTAGGGTTTCTAGAATCCTTCGCTGGAACGTTCTTGCAAGCAGCGACTCTCCTCGGAGGAGGAATCAAGGTTTTGGTTGTAACCCTACCATCTTTGTCGTTAATGACCCGTCTCAATTGCTGAGGAAGAGCCGTGGCGGCAGTTACAGATGAAATCTTGTGAGAATCTTGAAGTGATCCACATGGAGGCTTCTTCGTAACTGACTTGCAGGCATTGAGAGTTTTGTGATCTTGTTTATTGCCCGAAACCAAAAGATCGGTCCTTGCCTTCTTCTTGGTCAAAGACCCGACCGTTGCCCCTTTCCTC is a genomic window containing:
- the LOC108808024 gene encoding uncharacterized protein LOC108808024; translated protein: MMMKDLIDAAIKSTYDTRSPGGVDRCVDLLIRLKSVSLSVKDILYFSESIFKLETLRRHRNPRIRQVSQSLFTSLLKTLYSQGTDESISLDAGRLKRKGATVGSLTKKKARTDLLVSGNKQDHKTLNACKSVTKKPPCGSLQDSHKISSVTAATALPQQLRRVINDKDGRVTTKTLIPPPRRVAACKNVPAKDSRNPNTEEMVELFEAAKKAADLANAKGILPGKADASRCVEAISLLMKMNVSPKPNEPRRMMERLQGLAKHKDHAICNAALALLQLWRQRIREQERKESFATKNTRTCGQGFRREPIKAMKLVM